The Chelonia mydas isolate rCheMyd1 chromosome 3, rCheMyd1.pri.v2, whole genome shotgun sequence genome includes a region encoding these proteins:
- the LOC119565678 gene encoding alpha-defensin 26-like: MKILFLLFAVVFLVFQTQSEAVAETKNEAEAQAPDAVEAEAQDEAAEISSPDLMPQEAPIHCARQLGVCRIRCSQRERRIGWCSRGMACCRKRF, from the exons ATGAAgatccttttccttctctttgctgTTGTCTTCCTGGTCTTCCAGACCCAGAGTGAGGCCGTGGCTGAGACAAAGAATGAGGCTGAGGCCCAAGCTCCAGACGCAGTAGAAGCCGAAGCCCAGGATGAGGCTGCTGAAATCTCATCTCCAG ATCTGATGCCTCAAGAAGCACCAATACATTGTGCAAGGCAACTGGGTGTTTGCCGAATCAGATGCTCCCAGAGGGAGAGAAGAATTGGGTGGTGTTCCAGAGGGATGGCTTGCTGCAGGAAAAGGTTTTAA